In Gopherus flavomarginatus isolate rGopFla2 chromosome 1, rGopFla2.mat.asm, whole genome shotgun sequence, a single genomic region encodes these proteins:
- the UCMA gene encoding unique cartilage matrix-associated protein: MNWKEILFLSCLATFVLLVVLEESDSATVGTRKAAGEEDKESVKKKIFIQGSDASNFFKKRGKRAIKSRDELNAETRQMLTADEQRREYFEEQRNEFENFVKEERKEQQERSREQIEQWRQYHYDGLYPSYMYNRHHI, encoded by the exons ATGAACTGGAAAGAAATCCTTTTTCTCTCTTGCCTTGCAACTTTTGTGCTCTTGGTTG TTCTTGAGGAAAGCGACAGCGCTACTGTGGGCACCAGGAAGGCAGCTGGGGAAGAGGACAAGGAAA GTGTGAAAAAGAAGATTTTTATACAAGGATCGGATGCCTCTAACTTCTTCAAAAAGCGTGGCAAGCGAGCCATCAAATCCAGAGATGAGCTCAATG CGGAGACCCGGCAAATGCTGACTGCTGATGAGCAAAGGAGGGAGTATTTTGAAGAGCAAAGGAACGAGTTTGAGAATTTTGTGAAGGAAGAACGTAAAG AGCAGCAGGAGAGAAGCCGGGAACAGATCGAGCAATGGCGCCAATATCACTACGATGGTCTCTACCCATCTTACATGTACAACCGTCACCACATCTAG